atcattttggattggacactttttgctcaaatgtaaataaaagctgagaattttttccccccacaataatgcctcttggacatcgtcttattatcttttggtaaacacccatgtcatttcccgcccaaaaaaaatatttgctggTTGAATAAGAGTACCTctaagtaaaaatatatatatgaacataaaaatatgagactccttaTCTGTACCACATGTACAGTTcagtatatcataagtttatttccatttcaggtctgctttaaaggctaTGCAAACAAGGATAACAATTCTGAATCTTATCCCTTTTGCATTTTCCTCATTATAAAAAAGGTAATCCTTACAAAAGAGTAGCCAAATAATGGTTTATAGTCTAGTAGTACCAAACACTTTGttccaataagaaaaaaaattgcctgtCTCTTTTCGAAATTGACTCATAGTTTTACTACTAATCTTACTTGAACCATTTATTTCATATTGCTAAATTAAATTCATCCCCAGGAAACTGGCGACTTACTGGTTTGTTTCACAGTGAACATAATCATTTTACACCGAGGGAAATGAGAATTATTATTGGAACTCCCAAGCTAATgcaatttacaataaaaagcctCCTGATCTACAGGAGCAGATCCCAGGCGTCAGACGGCTATGAATGCTGGAGACTCGGTGCACTGAGAAAACAGAGGCATGGAaatatttgtatatattcagcTTTGCCAAAAGAAAATCAAACCAACTATCAATATGCCAAAAAGGAGAGAAGAAGATAGCAGGCGCTAAATGCAGCCTGGTAACAAACTCAGGGATTGCCGTAGCTCCAGGGCGCTCTCAGCGGTAGCACTATCCATTAccaaatgaacaaaaaaaaagtcgGGGACTAAAGGACtaatactggtaggtgatcagaggcgccagcagaataaaattaatataaaattgttaaaaattgccgggagagaaagtggtggacttcccctcaataattagacaccagggtctgtcatcaaatcaaacgaatacatttattcaatagtaccccaaaatctgcaatgCGTTTCAAcctacttcttcaggcaataaaactaAAGGATTAATGCTCACATGCTTTGTTCCCAAGGATACCTCGGTAAAGGCAAACAAGTGAGAGGGTCAGACTGACAGCCGTTTCATAGGTATAACCAGCTTTGTCAGAGGACGCTTGGcctctgatgaagcgggttatacctgtgaAATGGCTGCCCCTCACACTTTTTTGCCTTTACTCATGTATTTTTCGGAATGAAGCACATGAGCATTAAACCTTCGGTGCCCAACTTTTTCTTCTGTTCATCTGGTCAACTATCAATATCCACCGACACTAAGAATCCAAGACCAAGTTTAGCCACAGTACCTGCTAGAACATATTCAAAAATGCTTTACAGCAGTGGATACTTTGGCCTCCAAACCACCTCACCTGTTTATATCCAGAGGAGGcaaaagaaaaccagagatggaTCACAtctcttaaagagatactgaagcggaaaaaaatatatgatataatgaattggttgtgtactatgaataattactagaagattagcagcaaagaaaatattctcatatttttatttttaggtatatagtgtttttttttctaacattgcatcattctataatatatgcagattacacaacactcagcattcaaaatgagtctttcagagcagtctgtgaactaatgacctctcctctggcagaggaaaagtaaatagtccaggaacagttgagataataaaagtcagataacagccctctccacgactttgaaagtcgtagagcttaatggcttttttccatagagataacaactggagtttcttaactcttcctgtactggaaacaattgtatgactgatgtatctgatcttaatgttttatttcttagctgtactacacatacaaatcataatatcatatttttttttttgcttcagtgtctctttaagttccacTGGTTTGTCTTTTATAAAAGCAGAATGTCCGCACAGCTAAcaacacacagcttgtcagattgttatgttaaaggaccactgtcaggaaaaattgtaaaatgtaaaatacatgtgtacacatacaaataagaagtacatttcttgcagagtaaaacatgctacaaattacttttctcccacattgctgttacttacagtaagtagtaaaaatctgacagaaccaacatgttttggactagtccatctcctcatgggagattctctggattttctttatttccaaAAGCATTTCATGAATGgccgttgctctgtccaactaccaaatcagcatgcagcgagcagggaggctggccagcatctttgtataaatccttttcaggaagtgtctttatAGAAAATAaaggctgagaatcccctatgaagagatggactagtccaaaacctgtcgcttctgtcagatttacctactgtaagtgacagcaacataggagaaaagtaatttatagctcattttacgctggaacaAATGCCCTCCTTATATGTATatgattacatagttacatagttatttgtgttgaaaaaagacatacgtccatcgagttcaatcagagaacaaagtacaacaccagcccgtcccccacatacccctgttgatccagaggaaggcggaaaacccttacaaggcatggtccaattagtcccaaaagggaaaaaaaatgccttcccgactccagatggcaatcagataaaatccctggatcaacatcattaggcattacctagtaattgtagccatggatgtttttcaatgcaaggaaagcatctaagccccctttaaatgcaggtatagaattgttgctcgtctctgcacctgctctaacactgcagtatctttcctgtaatgtggtgcccagaactgaattccatattccagatgtggccttactagagagttaaagagagtctgaagcgagaataaatctcgcttcagacctcataaatagcaggggcatgtgtgcccctgctaaaccgccgctatcccgcggctttacgggggtccctgatcccctaaatcccctcggtgcagcgggggagcgcttactggttggggcagggctaaccgccgcagccctgccccacgcgcgtctgtcagcgcgtatctccgcctctcccccgcccctctcagtcttccttcactgagaggggcgggggagaggcggcgatgcgccgctgatagacgcgactggaggcagggctgcagccgttagccctgcctccaggagcgaccaagtctgcgaccaagtgttgcagtgggggtttgggggtgaagggacccccgtttagcggcgtgatagcggcggtttagcaggggcacacatgcccctgctaactttgagctctgaagcgagatttattctcgcttcagggtctctttaaacaggggcaatattatgctagcatctcaagtttttatctcccttttaatgcatcccaaaattttataagctttagctgcagcggcttggcattgagtacgattatttaacttgttgtcgatgagtactcctaagtccttctccaagtttgaggtccccaactgtatcccatttattttgtatggtgctagaccaggcatgggcaaacttggccctccagctgttaaggaactacaagtcccacaatgcatttgcctttacgaGTCATgaatgtggctgtaagactcctgcaatgcattgtgggacttgtagttccttaacaactggagggccaagtttgcccatgactgtgctagaccattggtacgaccaaaatgcatgactttacattcttcaacattgaatttcatctgccatgtatgtgcccatatagccatcctatccagatcctgttacatgtattttacattttttttttcgtggCAGTGGTCCTCTAACATTTCATAGATTTATCCATGTTATATTAATTGCCACTAATGCCTAGCCTACTTTCCTCAAACCAAAGAAGttcaaaaaagtttaaaaaggaaactgaagtgaggaggttacggaggcttccatatttattatgTTTGTGTGGAGAGAAATAAGGAAATTAACTAATCTAAAGTACCAGCtatcaaacaataataataattccagtatttgtatagcgcttttcttccatctgactcaaagtgcttgcaaggcagccactagagcgcactcagtaggcagccactagagcgcactcagtaggcagccactagagcgcactcagtaggcagccactagagcgtactcagtaggcagccactagagcgcactcagtaggcagccactagagcgcactcagtaggcagccactagagcgcactcagtaggcagccactagagcgcactcagtaggcagccactagagcgcactcagtaggcagccactagagcgcactcagtaggcagccactagagcgtactcagtaggcagccactagagcacactcagtaggcagtagcaaagctaatccaatcagacttcagtcagtgaatgattgttcagggtctaatgttaaaggtattagaggcagaggcttaacaggtctgccaggcaacatgCGTTGTttacaaggtaataaatatggcagcctccatatccctcttgcttcaggtgtgttttaaatcTACATTGTAAGTGAGGTCCTTTATTACctctgttaaagggacacttaagcctaccaaacaaaaaagagttttactcacctggggcttccctcagccccctgcagctgatcggtgccctcgcagccccgctccgatgctcctggacccgctggcgaccacttccggtttcgccgtcaccgtccgacaggctgggaacatgagtgattcttcgcgttcccagccacaattgcgccccctatactgctattgcggccttccttgctgcaatagcagcatagagggtgctatagtggctgggaacgcgaagaatcactcgcgttcccagcctatcggctggtgacggcgaaaccggaagtggtcgccggcgagtccaggagcatcggaacggggctgcgagggcaccgatcagctgcagggggctgagggaagccccagctgagcaaatctcatttttttttgggtaggcttaagtttcactttaaagtataCTTGTAGGGAAACATGCCTCattgagatacttacctcagtaagggGAAGCCTATGCCTCCACCTCACCCTTCCAGTGACAAGAGCCCCACCCAAGCTCTTCAACAAGGGCGTGTAGAAGAGTGCACATGGCCACACTGCTTTCTGTGAATGACAGCGGCTAAGTGTCCTTTCATCTAGAGCAGGTTTTCTGGAATTCTGTACGTTCTGCAATAAAAGTCAGGACTTTTGATTTTTCAAATTAGGAttaccatttttttaaaaatagtcaaaaaaaaaacaaaaaaaaaaaacataattgacACAAGTAAAGTGcttcttagtttttttttttctttttacaaagctttccatataaaaaaaaagtcaacattgGTACAAGTGGTTCTCTTGATGTTGGactcttattcaattaactttttcgcctaagttttgtcctaggagatatttttttcctcttttgtttaaaataactttccaacactttgcaattgaaaaactgCCAAAAAGtacgtgaaaaagtactgtcaagatTACTCTGAGTttgtgtttgcttgctggtggcttgcaaATAATCTTatttatagagttgggccgaacctccgattttcggttcgcgaaccgggttcgcgaactttcgcgaaaggttcggttcgcgttaaagttcgcgaaccgcaatagacttcaatggggatgcgaactttgaaaaaaaaaaataattatgctggccacaaaagtgatggaaaagatgtttcaagaggtctaacacctggagggggggatggcggagtgggatacatgccaaaagtccccgggaaaaatctggatttgacgcaaagcagtgttttaagggcagaaatcacattgaatgctaaatgacaggcctaaagtgctttcaaacatcttgcatgtgtatacatcaatcaggtagtgtaattaaggtactgcttcacactgacacaccaaactcatcgtgtaacgcaccgcaaacagctgtttgtgtagtgacggccgtgctttactggtgcgcaccatggcgagagtgcaggttttggtggctttacagcccatatggtcacctggctgatgtagctgaatgacagaacagtgactgtccagctgatcaaatttggtctgaccacaatgaggcaacgaccttattatcgtgggtgtgccccccgagacactcatctaggcgccggtcattgctccattgtgatacgcaagccccttcaccacggcaaggtaatgatcacgaaggggaatgggcgcatgtacatgccttttcttttgttgttgcagctgcccgcagtgcagccagaaaaattaggcagtcatgtacacgcacccgaaaaattattacagcggccgctgctagcagcggcctaaaaaattcagcaatccgcctggagtcccggaccctgttggtggtggcggagaaggtagtcaagcggcctgcaggcagacatgctgtgtggagggactgggagcgacttagtcttcttggggcaggccaggcagccagtcacacggcgtgcaggcagagatgctgtatgtgcggggactgacttagtcttggggcgggcagcagccctccgggatccatgcctcattcattttgataaaggtgaggtacttaacacttttgtgacttaggcgacttctcttctctgtgacaatgcctccagctgcgctgaaggtcctttctgagaggacgcttgcggcagggcaggagagaagttggatggcaaattgggacagctctggccacaggtcaagcctgcgcacccagtagttcaagggttcctcatcgctgttcacagcagtgtctacatccacacttaaggccaggtagtcggctacctgccgttcccggcgttggtggagggtggatccggaagggctacggcgaggcgttggactaaagaacgtccgcatgtccgacatcaccatgagatcgctggagcgtcctgtctttgactgcgtggacacgggaggaggattagtggcagtggtaccttgctggcgttgtgccgtcacatcacccttaaaggcattgtaaagcatagttgacagctggttctgcatgtgctgcatcctttccaccttccggtgagttggtaacaggtccgccactttgtgcctgtaccgagggtctagtagtgtggccacccagtacagttcattccccttgaggttttttatacgggggtccctcaacaggcaggacagcataaaagacgacatctgcacaaagtcggatccagtaccctccatctcctcttgctcttcctcagtgacgtcaggtaagtcaacctcctccccccagccgcgaacaataccacgggaaggttgagcagcacaagccccttgcgatgcctgctgaggttgttctcctgccgctgtcccctcctcctcctcctcctcctcccccaaagaaacaccttgctcatcatcctctgagtctgattcgtcttctgcacacgacttctcttcttcctcctcctcccccctctgtgctgccgcaggtgttgaggaaacagctgggtctgatgaaaattggtcccatgcctgttcctgccgtaacggttcctggtcacgctcattcacagcttcatccgccactctacgcacagcacgctccaagaagtaagcgtagggaattaagtcgctgatggtgccctcactgcggctcaccaggttggtcacctcctcaaacggccgcatgagcctgcatgcattctccatcagtgtccagttgtcgggccagaacatccccatcttcccagactgtttcattctactgtagttgtagaggtagtgggtcacggctttcttctgttctagcaggcgggagaacatgagcagggtcgagttccagcgagtcgggctatcgcaaatgaggcgtctcaccggcatgttgtttttgcgctgaatttccgcaaagcgtgccatggctgtgtaagaccgcctcaaatgcccacagaacttcctggcctgcttcaggacattcgctaagccagggtactttgccacaaatctttgaaccactagattcatgacatgtgccatgcagggtatgtgtgtcagcttccccatatgcaaagcggcaagcagattgctgccgttgtcgcacaccacgttgcctatctccaggtggtgcggggtcagccactcatccacctgtttcttaagagcagccaggagagctgctccagtgtgactctccgctttgagacaagccatgtctaagatggcgtgacaccgtcgtacctggcatgcagcataggccctgcggagctggggctgtgtagctggagaggagaactgccactcagccaaggaggaggaggacagcgaagagcatgtagcaggaggagaggaggtggcaggaggcctgcctgcaagccgtggaggtgtcacaatttggtccgctgcgccctgcttgccatcgttcaccaccaggttcacccaatgggctgtgtaggtaatgtagcggccctgcccatgcttggcagaccaggcatccgtggtcaggtgtacccttgacccaacgctcttcgcaagagatgacaccacttgcctctcaacttcacggtgcagttggggtatggcctttctcgaaaaataagtgcggcctggcatcttccactgcggtgttccgatggccacaaatttacggaaggcctcagagtccaccagccggtatggtaacagctgccgagctaacagttccgccacgccagctgtcagacgccgggcaagggggtgactggccgaaattggcttcttccgctcaaacatttccttcacggacacctgactgctgctgtgggcagaggagcaggaaccgctcaagggcagaggcggagtggaggagggtgcctgtgaaggtggaagggagaaagcggcagaagcagataatgcacctgatggaggaggaagaggagaaggagggtggctttgcttttgtgtgctgctgctgcttttgctcaggtggccatcccattgctgtttgtgccttatctccaggtgccttcgtaaggcacttgtccctacgtgagtgttggcctttccacggctcaatttttgttggcagagcgaacagatggctttggtccgatctgaggcacacacattaaaaaatttccacaccgctgagccaccctgggatgtgggcactatggggacctcagcagctgatgctgaagggcaagttggctggctgtacataggtggcaatacatggtgccggacactgccaccagctgtttctgacgaagagctgccccagcttctttcagcaacttctctcctcctcctactctctgactccccctctgaactgtccccctcttcatctcctctattgggtacatacagaggatccccatcatcgtcatcatcgtaatcatcctgcccagcttcgcttgcctcagacaaatccaaacatgcaccaacatcagtaggtccttcatcctccttacacgttacatccataatgttgccgcgtaactcagacatatgagctggtgaaaattcatctggctgtaacaacaatggctgtgcatcagtgatttcaccactaaataattcttgcgaagtgtcaaatgcagcggaagtggtgctagtagtagcactggtggctgagcaagatgaggtgttctgtgtcgctaaatactcaaccacgtcctgacaatcttgggaggtgatgggacgtgccttcttccgagcactgtgctgtgggccaggtccacacgaaattacatttacacgacctcgcgcagacctgccgggtggccttcctctggctctgccactacctcttcctctacctgttttgtccatatcgggtatgcacggagtggtatatcacactgcgtgcactcacgtaggtaggtgggttcacttaactgcacaggtatgcgcactgatgcggtgggttcactgaacagaacaggtatacagtggcgggttcacagaacaggtatgcagtggcgggtccactgaacagaacaggtatgcagtggcgggttcactaaacagaacaggtatacagtggcggttcactaaacagaacaggtatgcagtggcgggtccactgaacagaacaggtatgcagtggcgggttcacttaactgcacaggtatgcgcactgatgcggtgggttcactgaacagaacaggtatacagtggcgggttcacagaacaggtatgcagtggcgggtccactgaacagaacaggtatgcagtggcgggttcactaaacagaacaggtatacagtggcggttcactaaacagaacaggtatgcagtggcgggtccactgaacagaacaggtatgcagtggcgggttcacttaactgcacaggtatgcgcactgatgcggtgggttcactgaacagaacaggtatgcagtggcgggttcactaaacagaacaggtatacagtggcggttcactaaacagaacaggtatgcagtggcgggtacactgaacagaacaggtatgcagtggcgggttcacttaactgcacaggtatgcgcactgatgcggtgggttcactgaacagaacaggtatgcagtggcgggtccactgaacagaacaggtatgcagtggcgggttcactaaacagaacaggtatacagtggcggttcactgaacagaacaggtatgcagtggcgggtccactgaacagaacaggtatgcagtggcgggttcacttaactgcacaggtatgcgcactgatgcggtgggttcactgaacagaacaggtatgcagtggcgggttcactaaacagaacaggtatgcagtggcgggtccactgaacagaacaggtatgcagtggcgggttcacttaactgcacaggtatgcgcactgatgcgttgggtccactgaacagaacaggtatgcagtggcgggttcactaaacagaacaggtatacagtggcggttcactaaacagaacaggtatgcagtggcgggtccactgaacagaacaggtatgcagtggtgggttcacagcacaggtatgcagtggtgggttcacagcacaggtatgcagtggtgggttcacagcacaggtatgcagtggtgggttcacagcacaggtatgcagtggtgggttcaatgaacaggtatacagtggcgggtccactgaacagaacaggtatgcagtggtgggttcactaaacagaacaggtatgcagttgcgggtccactgaacagaacaggtatgcagtggcgggttcactaaacagaacaggtatgcagtggcgggtccactgaacagaacaggtatgcagtggcgggttcactaaacagaacaggtatacagtggcggttcactaaacagaacaggtatgcagtggcgggtccactgaacagaacaggtatgcagtggcgggttcactaaacagaacaggtatgcagtggcgggtccactgaacagaacaggtatgcagtggcgggttcactaaacagaacaggtatacagtggcggttcactgaacagaacaggtatgcagtggcgggtccactgaacagaacaggtatgcagtggcgggttcactaaacagaacaggtatacagtggcggttcactgaacagaacaggtatgcagtggcgggttcacttaactgcacaggtatgcgcactgatgcggtgggttcactgaacagaacaggtatgcagtggcgggttcactaaacagaacaggtatgcagtggcgggtccactgaacagaacaggtatgcagtggcgggttcacttaactgcacaggtatgcgcactgatgcggtgggtccactgaacagaacaggtatgcagtggcgggttcactaaacagaacaggtatacagtggcggttcactaaacagaacaggtatgcagtggcgggtccactgaacagaacaggtatgcagtggtgggttcacagcacaggtatgcagtggtgggttcacagcacaggtatgcagtggtgggttcacagcacaggcatgcagtggtgggttcaatgaacaggtatacagtggcgggtccactgaacagaacaggtatgcagtggtgggttcacagcacaggtatgcagtggtgggttcacagcacaggtatgcagtggtgggttcacagaacaggtatgcagccagacaggaacaagctaagcctaactaatctttccctgagagacagtctgcagcagctcgccctactctgactaatgcaggcacacgagtggccgtaatggccgccgctgcctgccttatataagggggggtggggctccaggggctagtgtagcctaattggctacactgggcctgctgactgtgatgtagagggtcaaagttgaccctccatgtgcattatggggcgaaccgaacttccgcaaaggttcgcctgcgggacgcgaacgcgaaccactgaagttcgcatggaaccgttcgcaggcgaaccgttcgcccaactctacttatttataaggtgtgaaaatatcacctgggagaaaacgtaggagaaaaagagaattacgTATGGCCAGAATGTTGCAGAATGTAGACCATCTTGCTCAGTGTCTGGTCATCACTGACTTATTTTAAAAGGATTTGCTAAATTTATATTAATTCTTTTTATATACAGAGGTAAGTGAATGGATATTGGAAATAATTCACAAGTGACGGAGTTCGTGTTTTCTGGACTGACCAATGACCAAAACCTTATCCCGTTTCTCTTCACTTTCTTCTTGCTTGTTTATATGGTGACTGTGCTTGGAAACATTGGCCTAATGATCGTTGTTCATGTTTCAGCCAACCTCCACACTCCCATgtacttcttcttgagccacctcTCTGCAGTGGACCTCTTCTACTCTTCAGCTGTAACTCCTAAGATGTTGTCTGACCTCATTTCTCTGCAAAAGACCATATCGTTTATTGGATGTGCTGTTCAGTTTCTGTTCTTTGCTGGCTTGGCTGGAACAGAGGTCCTCTTACTTGCGAGCATGTCCTATGACCGATACACTGCTGTCTGCTACCCTCTCCATTATGTCACCATAATGACCACAAAGAAATGCTTCATTCTGGTTAGTCTTTCATTTTCTTTTGGCTTCTTCCAGGCATTGGTGCAAACTACCTGTCTGTTCAGTCTGGAATACTGTGAATCAAATCTTATTGATCATTTCTATTGTGATGTCCCACCCATGCTCCAGTTGTCTTGCTCGGAGACCCTTCTTTGCAACATGTTGACTGTTTTCTTCGTAGGCTCCTATTGTTTTCTTTCATTATCAACAATTCTGGTGACGTACACGCTAATCTTTTCTGCTGTTTTGCATATAAGCTCTTCAGAGGGCCGAGTGAAAGCATTTAATACCTGTTCCTCCCATCTCATGTGTTCTACTGTCTTCTATGTGTCAGTTTTCTTTACTTACCTGCATTCTCCTTCCAGCGTCCTGAAGAAACAAGACAAGGTGGCCTCTGTCTTCTACACAGTGGTGACCCCAATGCTGAATCCTCTCTTCTATAGTCTGAGGAACCAAGAGGTGAAGAGGGCCATTATTCAAGCAATACACATTATTTTATAATTGCAAATAAGTGCATGGTTTGTTAGTTTGTTTCTCGGCACAAGTATGAAGATGTTAGCTAAAATGACTTACAATCTTACAA
This DNA window, taken from Hyperolius riggenbachi isolate aHypRig1 chromosome 3, aHypRig1.pri, whole genome shotgun sequence, encodes the following:
- the LOC137561847 gene encoding olfactory receptor 5B21-like, producing MDIGNNSQVTEFVFSGLTNDQNLIPFLFTFFLLVYMVTVLGNIGLMIVVHVSANLHTPMYFFLSHLSAVDLFYSSAVTPKMLSDLISLQKTISFIGCAVQFLFFAGLAGTEVLLLASMSYDRYTAVCYPLHYVTIMTTKKCFILVSLSFSFGFFQALVQTTCLFSLEYCESNLIDHFYCDVPPMLQLSCSETLLCNMLTVFFVGSYCFLSLSTILVTYTLIFSAVLHISSSEGRVKAFNTCSSHLMCSTVFYVSVFFTYLHSPSSVLKKQDKVASVFYTVVTPMLNPLFYSLRNQEVKRAIIQAIHIIL